The following are encoded in a window of Oncorhynchus mykiss isolate Arlee chromosome 11, USDA_OmykA_1.1, whole genome shotgun sequence genomic DNA:
- the LOC110535767 gene encoding ARF GTPase-activating protein GIT2 isoform X8, translating to MVQTLYNNGANSIWEHCLLDPMMSGKRKANPQDKVHPNKTEFIKAKYQMLAFVHRMPCRDDDSFTAKDLSKQLHSSVRTGNLETCLRLLSLGAQANFFDPEKGNTPLHVAAKAGQVSQAELLTVYGADPGAPDSNAKTPINYARQAGYHDLADRLVEIQYELTDRLAFYLCGRKPNHKNGQHFIVPQMADRNISLDLSELAKAAKKKLQSLSNHLFEELAMDVFDEVDRRETDAVWLATQNHSTLVTETTVVPFLPVNPEYSSTRNQGRQKLARFNAHEFATLVIDILSDSKRRQLGNSMISPKENVELILKSRSGGEGLDNDQPDYDSVASDEDTDKEPPSGKDRTKSLDSDLSDGPVTVQEFLEVKNALSASEAKIQQLMKVNSNLSDELRLMQKKLHSLQSENTSLRRQGPTTHIYQVPISSGSEYTDPSSSSPSAMKRRQSARASRPMSMSIYETGSGLKPYLPQGDTPYLEEGAPTLQPFFPPHASKLDKQSSMPDSDYDNTTNDYEMKDSGRRGRLRSSGWLGEGSSIPELDDLGAEPDPALPSTEDVIRKTEQITKNIQELLRAAQENKHDSFIPCSERIYVAVTEMAALFPKRPHSEMVRGPLRLLTSSSFRLQGECRKAAPPEEGPGPDMQLVTQQVIQCAYDIAKAAKQLVTITTKENSN from the exons ATGGTTCAGACGTTATACAACAACGGTGCAAATTCGATATGGGAGCACTGTCTACTGGACCCGATGATGAGTGGTAAACGCAAGGCCAACCCTCAGGACAAAGTGCA CCCAAACAAGACAGAGTTCATAAAGGCCAAATACCAAATGCTGGCTTTTGTCCACCGGATGCCTTGTCGAGATGACGACAGCTTCACAGCCAAGGACTTAAGCAAG CAACTTCACTCCAGCGTCCGCACTGGTAACTTGGAGACGTGCCTGAGGTTACTCTCTCTTGGAGCCCAGGCCAATTTCTTTGACCCA gaaaaaggGAATACGCCGCTGCATGTTGCTGCCAAGGCAGGGCAGGTGTCTCAGGCAGAGCTGCTGACCGTCTACGGGGCCGACCCCGGAGCCCCCGACTCCAACGCCAAGACCCCCATCAACTATGCAAG GCAAGCTGGCTACCATGACCTAGCTGATAGGCTGGTAGAGATCCAGTATGAACTCACTGACAGACTGGCTTTCTATCTCTGTGGAAGAAAGCCTA ATCATAAAAATGGCCAACACTTCATCGTCCCACAGATGGCTGACAG GAACAT CAGTTTAGATTTATCAGAACTGGCAAAGGCGGCAAAGAAGAAACTCCAGTCT CTCAGTAATCATTTATTTGAGGAGCTGGCGATGGACGTGTTTGACGAAGTGGACCGAAGGGAGACCGATGCTG TATGGCTGGCAACACAGAACCACAGCACCCTGGTGACAGAGACCACAGTGGTGCCTTTCCTTCCTGTGAACCCAGAGTACTCATCAACACGAAACCAG GGACGGCAAAAGCTTGCGAGATTTAACGCACATGAATTTGCAACTCTTGTCATCGACATATTAAGTGACTCGAAACGTCGACAGCTGGGGAACTCTATGATAAGTCCCAAAG AAAACGTTGAACTTATCCTAAAAAGCCGGAGTGGTGGCGAGGGTCTGGACAACGACCAACCGGACTACGACAGCGTGGCCTCTGACGAGGACACGGATAAGGAGCCACCCTCGGGCAAGGACCGGACCAAG AGTCTGGACTCAGACCTGTCAGACGGGCCTGTCACAGTGCAGGAGTTCCTGGAGGTGAAGAACGCCCTGTCGGCCTCGGAGGCCAAGATCCAGCAGCTGATGAAGGTCAACAGCAACCTGAGCGACGAGCTGCGGCTGATGCAGAAAAAG CTGCATTCTCTGCAAAGCGAGAACACGTCTCTCAGGCGGCAGGGCCCAACCACCCATATCTATCAGGTCCCCATCAGCAGCGGGTCAGAGTACACTGACCCTTCTTCCTCCAGTCCCTCGGCCATGAAGCGCCGGCAGTCGGCGCGGGCCAGCCGGCCCATGTCCATGTCTATTTATGAGACTGGCTCAGGTCTGAAGCCCTACCTCCCTCAGGGGGACACCCCCTACCTAGAGGAGGGTGCCCCCACCCTGCAACCCTTCTTCCCACCTCAT GCCTCCAAGCTGGACAAGCAGAGCAGCATGCCAGACAGTGACTATGACAACACAACCAATGACTATGAGATGAAGGACTCTgg TAGACGTGGGAGGTTGAGGAGCAGTGGCTGGCTGGGGGAGGGCAGCTCCATCCCTGAGCTGGATGACCTGGGGGCAGAACCGGACCCAGCGCTCCCCAGCACTGAGGATGTCATCCGTAAGACGGAACAGATCACCAAGAACATCCAGGAGCTGCTCCGTGCCGCGCAGGAGAACAAGCACGACAG CTTTATACCCTGCTCCGAAAGAATATATGTGGCCGTAACCGAGATGGCTGCTCTCTTTCCCAAG AGACCCCATTCAGAGATGGTGAGAGGCCCCCTGCGCCTGTTGACGTCTAGCTCCTTTCGGCTCCAGGGTGAGTGTCGGAAGGCAGCGCCCCCTGAGGAAGGCCCAGGGCCCGACATGCAGCTGGTCACCCAGCAGGTTATCCAGTGTGCCTATGACATTGCCAAAGCTGCCAAGCAGCTTGTCACCATCACCACCAAGGAGAACAGCAACTGA
- the LOC110535767 gene encoding ARF GTPase-activating protein GIT2 isoform X2 codes for MSKRLRNSEVCADCSVPEPRWASVNRGVLICDECCGVHRSLGRHSSQVRHLTHTPWAPTQLQMVQTLYNNGANSIWEHCLLDPMMSGKRKANPQDKVHPNKTEFIKAKYQMLAFVHRMPCRDDDSFTAKDLSKQLHSSVRTGNLETCLRLLSLGAQANFFDPEKGNTPLHVAAKAGQVSQAELLTVYGADPGAPDSNAKTPINYARQAGYHDLADRLVEIQYELTDRLAFYLCGRKPNHKNGQHFIVPQMADRNILDLSELAKAAKKKLQSLSNHLFEELAMDVFDEVDRRETDAVWLATQNHSTLVTETTVVPFLPVNPEYSSTRNQGRQKLARFNAHEFATLVIDILSDSKRRQLGNSMISPKENVELILKSRSGGEGLDNDQPDYDSVASDEDTDKEPPSGKDRTKSLDSDLSDGPVTVQEFLEVKNALSASEAKIQQLMKVNSNLSDELRLMQKKLHSLQSENTSLRRQGPTTHIYQVPISSGSEYTDPSSSSPSAMKRRQSARASRPMSMSIYETGSGLKPYLPQGDTPYLEEGAPTLQPFFPPHASKLDKQSSMPDSDYDNTTNDYEMKDSGRRGRLRSSGWLGEGSSIPELDDLGAEPDPALPSTEDVIRKTEQITKNIQELLRAAQENKHDSFIPCSERIYVAVTEMAALFPKRPHSEMVRGPLRLLTSSSFRLQGECRKAAPPEEGPGPDMQLVTQQVIQCAYDIAKAAKQLVTITTKENSN; via the exons ATGTCTAAACGATTAAGGAATAGTGAGGTTTGCGCGGATTGCAGTGTCCCAG AGCCCCGCTGGGCCTCTGTGAACAGGGGCGTGCTGATCTGCGACGAGTGCTGTGGTGTTCATCGGAGTCTGGGCAGACACAGCTCCCAAGTGCGTCACCTGACTCACACACCATGGGCTCCTACACAGCTACAA ATGGTTCAGACGTTATACAACAACGGTGCAAATTCGATATGGGAGCACTGTCTACTGGACCCGATGATGAGTGGTAAACGCAAGGCCAACCCTCAGGACAAAGTGCA CCCAAACAAGACAGAGTTCATAAAGGCCAAATACCAAATGCTGGCTTTTGTCCACCGGATGCCTTGTCGAGATGACGACAGCTTCACAGCCAAGGACTTAAGCAAG CAACTTCACTCCAGCGTCCGCACTGGTAACTTGGAGACGTGCCTGAGGTTACTCTCTCTTGGAGCCCAGGCCAATTTCTTTGACCCA gaaaaaggGAATACGCCGCTGCATGTTGCTGCCAAGGCAGGGCAGGTGTCTCAGGCAGAGCTGCTGACCGTCTACGGGGCCGACCCCGGAGCCCCCGACTCCAACGCCAAGACCCCCATCAACTATGCAAG GCAAGCTGGCTACCATGACCTAGCTGATAGGCTGGTAGAGATCCAGTATGAACTCACTGACAGACTGGCTTTCTATCTCTGTGGAAGAAAGCCTA ATCATAAAAATGGCCAACACTTCATCGTCCCACAGATGGCTGACAG GAACAT TTTAGATTTATCAGAACTGGCAAAGGCGGCAAAGAAGAAACTCCAGTCT CTCAGTAATCATTTATTTGAGGAGCTGGCGATGGACGTGTTTGACGAAGTGGACCGAAGGGAGACCGATGCTG TATGGCTGGCAACACAGAACCACAGCACCCTGGTGACAGAGACCACAGTGGTGCCTTTCCTTCCTGTGAACCCAGAGTACTCATCAACACGAAACCAG GGACGGCAAAAGCTTGCGAGATTTAACGCACATGAATTTGCAACTCTTGTCATCGACATATTAAGTGACTCGAAACGTCGACAGCTGGGGAACTCTATGATAAGTCCCAAAG AAAACGTTGAACTTATCCTAAAAAGCCGGAGTGGTGGCGAGGGTCTGGACAACGACCAACCGGACTACGACAGCGTGGCCTCTGACGAGGACACGGATAAGGAGCCACCCTCGGGCAAGGACCGGACCAAG AGTCTGGACTCAGACCTGTCAGACGGGCCTGTCACAGTGCAGGAGTTCCTGGAGGTGAAGAACGCCCTGTCGGCCTCGGAGGCCAAGATCCAGCAGCTGATGAAGGTCAACAGCAACCTGAGCGACGAGCTGCGGCTGATGCAGAAAAAG CTGCATTCTCTGCAAAGCGAGAACACGTCTCTCAGGCGGCAGGGCCCAACCACCCATATCTATCAGGTCCCCATCAGCAGCGGGTCAGAGTACACTGACCCTTCTTCCTCCAGTCCCTCGGCCATGAAGCGCCGGCAGTCGGCGCGGGCCAGCCGGCCCATGTCCATGTCTATTTATGAGACTGGCTCAGGTCTGAAGCCCTACCTCCCTCAGGGGGACACCCCCTACCTAGAGGAGGGTGCCCCCACCCTGCAACCCTTCTTCCCACCTCAT GCCTCCAAGCTGGACAAGCAGAGCAGCATGCCAGACAGTGACTATGACAACACAACCAATGACTATGAGATGAAGGACTCTgg TAGACGTGGGAGGTTGAGGAGCAGTGGCTGGCTGGGGGAGGGCAGCTCCATCCCTGAGCTGGATGACCTGGGGGCAGAACCGGACCCAGCGCTCCCCAGCACTGAGGATGTCATCCGTAAGACGGAACAGATCACCAAGAACATCCAGGAGCTGCTCCGTGCCGCGCAGGAGAACAAGCACGACAG CTTTATACCCTGCTCCGAAAGAATATATGTGGCCGTAACCGAGATGGCTGCTCTCTTTCCCAAG AGACCCCATTCAGAGATGGTGAGAGGCCCCCTGCGCCTGTTGACGTCTAGCTCCTTTCGGCTCCAGGGTGAGTGTCGGAAGGCAGCGCCCCCTGAGGAAGGCCCAGGGCCCGACATGCAGCTGGTCACCCAGCAGGTTATCCAGTGTGCCTATGACATTGCCAAAGCTGCCAAGCAGCTTGTCACCATCACCACCAAGGAGAACAGCAACTGA
- the LOC110535767 gene encoding ARF GTPase-activating protein GIT2 isoform X1 — MSKRLRNSEVCADCSVPEPRWASVNRGVLICDECCGVHRSLGRHSSQVRHLTHTPWAPTQLQMVQTLYNNGANSIWEHCLLDPMMSGKRKANPQDKVHPNKTEFIKAKYQMLAFVHRMPCRDDDSFTAKDLSKQLHSSVRTGNLETCLRLLSLGAQANFFDPEKGNTPLHVAAKAGQVSQAELLTVYGADPGAPDSNAKTPINYARQAGYHDLADRLVEIQYELTDRLAFYLCGRKPNHKNGQHFIVPQMADRNISLDLSELAKAAKKKLQSLSNHLFEELAMDVFDEVDRRETDAVWLATQNHSTLVTETTVVPFLPVNPEYSSTRNQGRQKLARFNAHEFATLVIDILSDSKRRQLGNSMISPKENVELILKSRSGGEGLDNDQPDYDSVASDEDTDKEPPSGKDRTKSLDSDLSDGPVTVQEFLEVKNALSASEAKIQQLMKVNSNLSDELRLMQKKLHSLQSENTSLRRQGPTTHIYQVPISSGSEYTDPSSSSPSAMKRRQSARASRPMSMSIYETGSGLKPYLPQGDTPYLEEGAPTLQPFFPPHASKLDKQSSMPDSDYDNTTNDYEMKDSGRRGRLRSSGWLGEGSSIPELDDLGAEPDPALPSTEDVIRKTEQITKNIQELLRAAQENKHDSFIPCSERIYVAVTEMAALFPKRPHSEMVRGPLRLLTSSSFRLQGECRKAAPPEEGPGPDMQLVTQQVIQCAYDIAKAAKQLVTITTKENSN, encoded by the exons ATGTCTAAACGATTAAGGAATAGTGAGGTTTGCGCGGATTGCAGTGTCCCAG AGCCCCGCTGGGCCTCTGTGAACAGGGGCGTGCTGATCTGCGACGAGTGCTGTGGTGTTCATCGGAGTCTGGGCAGACACAGCTCCCAAGTGCGTCACCTGACTCACACACCATGGGCTCCTACACAGCTACAA ATGGTTCAGACGTTATACAACAACGGTGCAAATTCGATATGGGAGCACTGTCTACTGGACCCGATGATGAGTGGTAAACGCAAGGCCAACCCTCAGGACAAAGTGCA CCCAAACAAGACAGAGTTCATAAAGGCCAAATACCAAATGCTGGCTTTTGTCCACCGGATGCCTTGTCGAGATGACGACAGCTTCACAGCCAAGGACTTAAGCAAG CAACTTCACTCCAGCGTCCGCACTGGTAACTTGGAGACGTGCCTGAGGTTACTCTCTCTTGGAGCCCAGGCCAATTTCTTTGACCCA gaaaaaggGAATACGCCGCTGCATGTTGCTGCCAAGGCAGGGCAGGTGTCTCAGGCAGAGCTGCTGACCGTCTACGGGGCCGACCCCGGAGCCCCCGACTCCAACGCCAAGACCCCCATCAACTATGCAAG GCAAGCTGGCTACCATGACCTAGCTGATAGGCTGGTAGAGATCCAGTATGAACTCACTGACAGACTGGCTTTCTATCTCTGTGGAAGAAAGCCTA ATCATAAAAATGGCCAACACTTCATCGTCCCACAGATGGCTGACAG GAACAT CAGTTTAGATTTATCAGAACTGGCAAAGGCGGCAAAGAAGAAACTCCAGTCT CTCAGTAATCATTTATTTGAGGAGCTGGCGATGGACGTGTTTGACGAAGTGGACCGAAGGGAGACCGATGCTG TATGGCTGGCAACACAGAACCACAGCACCCTGGTGACAGAGACCACAGTGGTGCCTTTCCTTCCTGTGAACCCAGAGTACTCATCAACACGAAACCAG GGACGGCAAAAGCTTGCGAGATTTAACGCACATGAATTTGCAACTCTTGTCATCGACATATTAAGTGACTCGAAACGTCGACAGCTGGGGAACTCTATGATAAGTCCCAAAG AAAACGTTGAACTTATCCTAAAAAGCCGGAGTGGTGGCGAGGGTCTGGACAACGACCAACCGGACTACGACAGCGTGGCCTCTGACGAGGACACGGATAAGGAGCCACCCTCGGGCAAGGACCGGACCAAG AGTCTGGACTCAGACCTGTCAGACGGGCCTGTCACAGTGCAGGAGTTCCTGGAGGTGAAGAACGCCCTGTCGGCCTCGGAGGCCAAGATCCAGCAGCTGATGAAGGTCAACAGCAACCTGAGCGACGAGCTGCGGCTGATGCAGAAAAAG CTGCATTCTCTGCAAAGCGAGAACACGTCTCTCAGGCGGCAGGGCCCAACCACCCATATCTATCAGGTCCCCATCAGCAGCGGGTCAGAGTACACTGACCCTTCTTCCTCCAGTCCCTCGGCCATGAAGCGCCGGCAGTCGGCGCGGGCCAGCCGGCCCATGTCCATGTCTATTTATGAGACTGGCTCAGGTCTGAAGCCCTACCTCCCTCAGGGGGACACCCCCTACCTAGAGGAGGGTGCCCCCACCCTGCAACCCTTCTTCCCACCTCAT GCCTCCAAGCTGGACAAGCAGAGCAGCATGCCAGACAGTGACTATGACAACACAACCAATGACTATGAGATGAAGGACTCTgg TAGACGTGGGAGGTTGAGGAGCAGTGGCTGGCTGGGGGAGGGCAGCTCCATCCCTGAGCTGGATGACCTGGGGGCAGAACCGGACCCAGCGCTCCCCAGCACTGAGGATGTCATCCGTAAGACGGAACAGATCACCAAGAACATCCAGGAGCTGCTCCGTGCCGCGCAGGAGAACAAGCACGACAG CTTTATACCCTGCTCCGAAAGAATATATGTGGCCGTAACCGAGATGGCTGCTCTCTTTCCCAAG AGACCCCATTCAGAGATGGTGAGAGGCCCCCTGCGCCTGTTGACGTCTAGCTCCTTTCGGCTCCAGGGTGAGTGTCGGAAGGCAGCGCCCCCTGAGGAAGGCCCAGGGCCCGACATGCAGCTGGTCACCCAGCAGGTTATCCAGTGTGCCTATGACATTGCCAAAGCTGCCAAGCAGCTTGTCACCATCACCACCAAGGAGAACAGCAACTGA
- the LOC110535767 gene encoding ARF GTPase-activating protein GIT2 isoform X6 translates to MSKRLRNSEVCADCSVPEPRWASVNRGVLICDECCGVHRSLGRHSSQVRHLTHTPWAPTQLQMVQTLYNNGANSIWEHCLLDPMMSGKRKANPQDKVHPNKTEFIKAKYQMLAFVHRMPCRDDDSFTAKDLSKQLHSSVRTGNLETCLRLLSLGAQANFFDPEKGNTPLHVAAKAGQVSQAELLTVYGADPGAPDSNAKTPINYARQAGYHDLADRLVEIQYELTDRLAFYLCGRKPNHKNGQHFIVPQMADSLDLSELAKAAKKKLQSLSNHLFEELAMDVFDEVDRRETDAVWLATQNHSTLVTETTVVPFLPVNPEYSSTRNQGRQKLARFNAHEFATLVIDILSDSKRRQLGNSMISPKENVELILKSRSGGEGLDNDQPDYDSVASDEDTDKEPPSGKDRTKSLDSDLSDGPVTVQEFLEVKNALSASEAKIQQLMKVNSNLSDELRLMQKKLHSLQSENTSLRRQGPTTHIYQVPISSGSEYTDPSSSSPSAMKRRQSARASRPMSMSIYETGSGLKPYLPQGDTPYLEEGAPTLQPFFPPHASKLDKQSSMPDSDYDNTTNDYEMKDSGRRGRLRSSGWLGEGSSIPELDDLGAEPDPALPSTEDVIRKTEQITKNIQELLRAAQENKHDSFIPCSERIYVAVTEMAALFPKRPHSEMVRGPLRLLTSSSFRLQGECRKAAPPEEGPGPDMQLVTQQVIQCAYDIAKAAKQLVTITTKENSN, encoded by the exons ATGTCTAAACGATTAAGGAATAGTGAGGTTTGCGCGGATTGCAGTGTCCCAG AGCCCCGCTGGGCCTCTGTGAACAGGGGCGTGCTGATCTGCGACGAGTGCTGTGGTGTTCATCGGAGTCTGGGCAGACACAGCTCCCAAGTGCGTCACCTGACTCACACACCATGGGCTCCTACACAGCTACAA ATGGTTCAGACGTTATACAACAACGGTGCAAATTCGATATGGGAGCACTGTCTACTGGACCCGATGATGAGTGGTAAACGCAAGGCCAACCCTCAGGACAAAGTGCA CCCAAACAAGACAGAGTTCATAAAGGCCAAATACCAAATGCTGGCTTTTGTCCACCGGATGCCTTGTCGAGATGACGACAGCTTCACAGCCAAGGACTTAAGCAAG CAACTTCACTCCAGCGTCCGCACTGGTAACTTGGAGACGTGCCTGAGGTTACTCTCTCTTGGAGCCCAGGCCAATTTCTTTGACCCA gaaaaaggGAATACGCCGCTGCATGTTGCTGCCAAGGCAGGGCAGGTGTCTCAGGCAGAGCTGCTGACCGTCTACGGGGCCGACCCCGGAGCCCCCGACTCCAACGCCAAGACCCCCATCAACTATGCAAG GCAAGCTGGCTACCATGACCTAGCTGATAGGCTGGTAGAGATCCAGTATGAACTCACTGACAGACTGGCTTTCTATCTCTGTGGAAGAAAGCCTA ATCATAAAAATGGCCAACACTTCATCGTCCCACAGATGGCTGACAG TTTAGATTTATCAGAACTGGCAAAGGCGGCAAAGAAGAAACTCCAGTCT CTCAGTAATCATTTATTTGAGGAGCTGGCGATGGACGTGTTTGACGAAGTGGACCGAAGGGAGACCGATGCTG TATGGCTGGCAACACAGAACCACAGCACCCTGGTGACAGAGACCACAGTGGTGCCTTTCCTTCCTGTGAACCCAGAGTACTCATCAACACGAAACCAG GGACGGCAAAAGCTTGCGAGATTTAACGCACATGAATTTGCAACTCTTGTCATCGACATATTAAGTGACTCGAAACGTCGACAGCTGGGGAACTCTATGATAAGTCCCAAAG AAAACGTTGAACTTATCCTAAAAAGCCGGAGTGGTGGCGAGGGTCTGGACAACGACCAACCGGACTACGACAGCGTGGCCTCTGACGAGGACACGGATAAGGAGCCACCCTCGGGCAAGGACCGGACCAAG AGTCTGGACTCAGACCTGTCAGACGGGCCTGTCACAGTGCAGGAGTTCCTGGAGGTGAAGAACGCCCTGTCGGCCTCGGAGGCCAAGATCCAGCAGCTGATGAAGGTCAACAGCAACCTGAGCGACGAGCTGCGGCTGATGCAGAAAAAG CTGCATTCTCTGCAAAGCGAGAACACGTCTCTCAGGCGGCAGGGCCCAACCACCCATATCTATCAGGTCCCCATCAGCAGCGGGTCAGAGTACACTGACCCTTCTTCCTCCAGTCCCTCGGCCATGAAGCGCCGGCAGTCGGCGCGGGCCAGCCGGCCCATGTCCATGTCTATTTATGAGACTGGCTCAGGTCTGAAGCCCTACCTCCCTCAGGGGGACACCCCCTACCTAGAGGAGGGTGCCCCCACCCTGCAACCCTTCTTCCCACCTCAT GCCTCCAAGCTGGACAAGCAGAGCAGCATGCCAGACAGTGACTATGACAACACAACCAATGACTATGAGATGAAGGACTCTgg TAGACGTGGGAGGTTGAGGAGCAGTGGCTGGCTGGGGGAGGGCAGCTCCATCCCTGAGCTGGATGACCTGGGGGCAGAACCGGACCCAGCGCTCCCCAGCACTGAGGATGTCATCCGTAAGACGGAACAGATCACCAAGAACATCCAGGAGCTGCTCCGTGCCGCGCAGGAGAACAAGCACGACAG CTTTATACCCTGCTCCGAAAGAATATATGTGGCCGTAACCGAGATGGCTGCTCTCTTTCCCAAG AGACCCCATTCAGAGATGGTGAGAGGCCCCCTGCGCCTGTTGACGTCTAGCTCCTTTCGGCTCCAGGGTGAGTGTCGGAAGGCAGCGCCCCCTGAGGAAGGCCCAGGGCCCGACATGCAGCTGGTCACCCAGCAGGTTATCCAGTGTGCCTATGACATTGCCAAAGCTGCCAAGCAGCTTGTCACCATCACCACCAAGGAGAACAGCAACTGA
- the LOC110535767 gene encoding ARF GTPase-activating protein GIT2 isoform X4, translated as MSKRLRNSEVCADCSVPEPRWASVNRGVLICDECCGVHRSLGRHSSQVRHLTHTPWAPTQLQMVQTLYNNGANSIWEHCLLDPMMSGKRKANPQDKVHPNKTEFIKAKYQMLAFVHRMPCRDDDSFTAKDLSKQLHSSVRTGNLETCLRLLSLGAQANFFDPEKGNTPLHVAAKAGQVSQAELLTVYGADPGAPDSNAKTPINYARQAGYHDLADRLVEIQYELTDRLAFYLCGRKPNHKNGQHFIVPQMADSSLDLSELAKAAKKKLQSLSNHLFEELAMDVFDEVDRRETDAVWLATQNHSTLVTETTVVPFLPVNPEYSSTRNQGRQKLARFNAHEFATLVIDILSDSKRRQLGNSMISPKENVELILKSRSGGEGLDNDQPDYDSVASDEDTDKEPPSGKDRTKSLDSDLSDGPVTVQEFLEVKNALSASEAKIQQLMKVNSNLSDELRLMQKKLHSLQSENTSLRRQGPTTHIYQVPISSGSEYTDPSSSSPSAMKRRQSARASRPMSMSIYETGSGLKPYLPQGDTPYLEEGAPTLQPFFPPHASKLDKQSSMPDSDYDNTTNDYEMKDSGRRGRLRSSGWLGEGSSIPELDDLGAEPDPALPSTEDVIRKTEQITKNIQELLRAAQENKHDSFIPCSERIYVAVTEMAALFPKRPHSEMVRGPLRLLTSSSFRLQGECRKAAPPEEGPGPDMQLVTQQVIQCAYDIAKAAKQLVTITTKENSN; from the exons ATGTCTAAACGATTAAGGAATAGTGAGGTTTGCGCGGATTGCAGTGTCCCAG AGCCCCGCTGGGCCTCTGTGAACAGGGGCGTGCTGATCTGCGACGAGTGCTGTGGTGTTCATCGGAGTCTGGGCAGACACAGCTCCCAAGTGCGTCACCTGACTCACACACCATGGGCTCCTACACAGCTACAA ATGGTTCAGACGTTATACAACAACGGTGCAAATTCGATATGGGAGCACTGTCTACTGGACCCGATGATGAGTGGTAAACGCAAGGCCAACCCTCAGGACAAAGTGCA CCCAAACAAGACAGAGTTCATAAAGGCCAAATACCAAATGCTGGCTTTTGTCCACCGGATGCCTTGTCGAGATGACGACAGCTTCACAGCCAAGGACTTAAGCAAG CAACTTCACTCCAGCGTCCGCACTGGTAACTTGGAGACGTGCCTGAGGTTACTCTCTCTTGGAGCCCAGGCCAATTTCTTTGACCCA gaaaaaggGAATACGCCGCTGCATGTTGCTGCCAAGGCAGGGCAGGTGTCTCAGGCAGAGCTGCTGACCGTCTACGGGGCCGACCCCGGAGCCCCCGACTCCAACGCCAAGACCCCCATCAACTATGCAAG GCAAGCTGGCTACCATGACCTAGCTGATAGGCTGGTAGAGATCCAGTATGAACTCACTGACAGACTGGCTTTCTATCTCTGTGGAAGAAAGCCTA ATCATAAAAATGGCCAACACTTCATCGTCCCACAGATGGCTGACAG CAGTTTAGATTTATCAGAACTGGCAAAGGCGGCAAAGAAGAAACTCCAGTCT CTCAGTAATCATTTATTTGAGGAGCTGGCGATGGACGTGTTTGACGAAGTGGACCGAAGGGAGACCGATGCTG TATGGCTGGCAACACAGAACCACAGCACCCTGGTGACAGAGACCACAGTGGTGCCTTTCCTTCCTGTGAACCCAGAGTACTCATCAACACGAAACCAG GGACGGCAAAAGCTTGCGAGATTTAACGCACATGAATTTGCAACTCTTGTCATCGACATATTAAGTGACTCGAAACGTCGACAGCTGGGGAACTCTATGATAAGTCCCAAAG AAAACGTTGAACTTATCCTAAAAAGCCGGAGTGGTGGCGAGGGTCTGGACAACGACCAACCGGACTACGACAGCGTGGCCTCTGACGAGGACACGGATAAGGAGCCACCCTCGGGCAAGGACCGGACCAAG AGTCTGGACTCAGACCTGTCAGACGGGCCTGTCACAGTGCAGGAGTTCCTGGAGGTGAAGAACGCCCTGTCGGCCTCGGAGGCCAAGATCCAGCAGCTGATGAAGGTCAACAGCAACCTGAGCGACGAGCTGCGGCTGATGCAGAAAAAG CTGCATTCTCTGCAAAGCGAGAACACGTCTCTCAGGCGGCAGGGCCCAACCACCCATATCTATCAGGTCCCCATCAGCAGCGGGTCAGAGTACACTGACCCTTCTTCCTCCAGTCCCTCGGCCATGAAGCGCCGGCAGTCGGCGCGGGCCAGCCGGCCCATGTCCATGTCTATTTATGAGACTGGCTCAGGTCTGAAGCCCTACCTCCCTCAGGGGGACACCCCCTACCTAGAGGAGGGTGCCCCCACCCTGCAACCCTTCTTCCCACCTCAT GCCTCCAAGCTGGACAAGCAGAGCAGCATGCCAGACAGTGACTATGACAACACAACCAATGACTATGAGATGAAGGACTCTgg TAGACGTGGGAGGTTGAGGAGCAGTGGCTGGCTGGGGGAGGGCAGCTCCATCCCTGAGCTGGATGACCTGGGGGCAGAACCGGACCCAGCGCTCCCCAGCACTGAGGATGTCATCCGTAAGACGGAACAGATCACCAAGAACATCCAGGAGCTGCTCCGTGCCGCGCAGGAGAACAAGCACGACAG CTTTATACCCTGCTCCGAAAGAATATATGTGGCCGTAACCGAGATGGCTGCTCTCTTTCCCAAG AGACCCCATTCAGAGATGGTGAGAGGCCCCCTGCGCCTGTTGACGTCTAGCTCCTTTCGGCTCCAGGGTGAGTGTCGGAAGGCAGCGCCCCCTGAGGAAGGCCCAGGGCCCGACATGCAGCTGGTCACCCAGCAGGTTATCCAGTGTGCCTATGACATTGCCAAAGCTGCCAAGCAGCTTGTCACCATCACCACCAAGGAGAACAGCAACTGA